The following are from one region of the Salvia splendens isolate huo1 chromosome 2, SspV2, whole genome shotgun sequence genome:
- the LOC121776480 gene encoding uncharacterized protein LOC121776480: MGQNEGHLEPSGWNAMGGDFNTILSHADRVGSDTNRQGEMIDFAKTIEDCRLLDPGYDGAEYTWAKNWLFERLDKMFVSEAWTKIFEASRVTNLPRVTSDHGPILARCKMTRPNTGGSGFRFQNMWIRHESFMEIVQDCWEQPTGAAGLLNLQIKLI; this comes from the coding sequence ATGGGACAAAATGAGGGACATCTCGAACCTAGTGGATGGAATGCCATGGGAGGGGACTTCAATACGATACTCTCACATGCTGATCGGGTTGGGAGTGATACCAATAGGCAAGGCGAGATGATTGATTTTGCGAAAACTATTGAAGATTGCCGCCTCCTTGACCCGGGCTACGATGGAGCAGAGTATACGTGGGCCAAAAACTGGTTGTTCGAAAGGCTGGACAAGATGTTTGTAAGCGAGGCATGGACCAAGATTTTTGAGGCTTCGAGGGTGACCAACTTGCCGAGAGTAACATCGGATCATGGCCCGATCCTCGCACGGTGCAAGATGACAAGACCTAACACCGGGGGAAGTGGATTTCgcttccaaaacatgtggatccgacatgaaagCTTTATGGAGATAGTCCAAGACTGTTGGGAGCAACCCACCGGGGCGGCCGGGCTCCTAAATCTCCAAATCAAGTTGATATGA